AAGGACTTGTGTACCTTGTAGAAGGCCAGCAGCAAGGTTGGCTACCTAGCTTCTTCCTTCTCAGCCCTGACCCTTAGTCCCTGCCTTCCTGTCTAGCACAGATGCCCTTGAAAATCATGTCACCTATTTTGGGAGCTGTATTTATGAAGTCTCACGTCCAGCCTCTCAGTGAGTGCTCTGTGTTGTGTCGGAAGGGAACGGGCTGATAATGagttctgtttcttctccttcatctcccTCGCTCTGTGGGAATCCTCGTGTACCACACAGGGACCTGCTAGCTGTGTTGGGGCAGTCACTCAGGTCAGCCtaggaaggtatgcttggggtaggtGTCCTAATCCAGGCTTTCTGCCCACCCCATGCCCAGGGGATGGGCCCATTCCTTTTTGTGGTTGGTGCAACCTGTCTTTTCTGTTGTCTGTTCCCTCCAAGGTCTGCTGGCCACTCACCACCGAGTGGCTCTGGGAGAAGTGGTGGGATCTCTCTTTTCATTGGGGACTGTGCCAGGCAGCTTATGGTCCAAGCACTGTTCTTACACTCTGGGACTTCAGAGTCCCTGCCTCTGTGCATCCTGGGAAGGAACTCACTGTATCTCAGTTGCCTGCGCTCTGCAGCCTTGGGCACAGCCACATCTGTGCCCTCTTGCCTGTCTGGGCTGTCCACTCATTTGAGAACCTGACCCATGTAGCCTTCAGTAGTCTCTCTCTCCAGATACACTTGCTGTCCTGGAGCCAGGGCCACCACCTCAGGAGCCCTATGACCCAGTTGCTGTGATCCAAAGAGGGCTCTCCCAGGCTGTCTCGGTGTTAAGAAAGGTTCACGTGCCAGTAGAACAGAACAGCCTCTCTCAGTCACTTGTCCTCTGAACATGGGCCCAGGGTTGTCGGATCATGctcatttttcaaaagaaatccAGAATTCAGTTCTCCTACAGGCATAAGTTGTACATGTTGACATCAAAATTGAGTTTGTCACAGTAGGCTACACTTGTCCTGGGTTTTCCATTGTGCTAGGCCTGCAAATTAGAGGGCTTGCCCTACTGACTGAACCTTTATCTGCTGCACAGTAGACATGTTTATTCTATGACAAGAACACGGGTCATATGTTCTATTGGAATTATGGGAACGTCCAGCATGTGCAGGAAATCTCATTTATGGGGACAGGAAAGTGACAATACTGGTGAAGGTCAGGCTGCTCAGTGTCAACAGCCTAAAGAAAGGACACTGATGTGCAGTGTGCCAGCTGGGGAGCACGGGGTGCACTAGGTGGGGAGTGGGTGTGCCAGCTGGGGAGCACATGGTGCACTAGGTGGGGAGTGGGTGTGCCAGCTGGGGAGCAGGTGGGGTATCATCAGGTGCTCAGCAGGCTGCTTTCCTTGTCAGGTGCTGCTTGACCTTCAGGCTGAGGCCTCAGGGGCACTTAAAAGGAACTGTGGCATCTACCAGGGCCCTTTCAGTACGGATCCTCCATTTACATTTTTTCCCCATAGTCTCTGACCTTAGCCCTGATTGGGTACTCTGCAGGTAACCCCTGGATGAAGTGTCTTGTGAACTTGTTTCCACACCGTACGTAGTCCTGAAGGTTAGCGCTGGCTGCAGGCTGTTTGTGAACCTTGTTTCCCCTTTCTTCTGGAAATTTGCAAACAGCAGTTAGATCCCATCTACCCAGGACAGGTTCTGCTTCTGAACAAATAAGCATTATCCCTGGGGAGACAAGGTGGCACATGGCATGGGCAAGTGAAATGTGTTTTATTAGCCAGTTAATCATTGTGGTTAAAAATCTGCCCAAGGCTACAAGAAGGCAAAGACTTAGATCCTGAGGGAAGatctaagaaaggaaagaatcatgTTCACTTTTAGGTTCAGAAAGGCAAAACAGAGCACCTGAGGCCAGCTGTGACATcaggagagccagagagagggTACCGTTAGGCACATATCCAAGGTGGTGAGCCTGGGCATCACCACGGTGTGCCTGGGGCTTCCCCTAGAGAAGGCTTCAATACAGTAGCTGTGACAGTACACGGAAGTCCCACTGAGGCCTCTACATCCCGAGGCAGTGTCTAGGACACTGTCTCATGTCCCAGGACAGTGCCATGTCATGATCTGGCATGGCCCCTGTGAGTGGGCAAGCCTGGAGGTGACACTGCTTGGCTGAGTGAAGGGCTCTGGTTCTGGTTGTTGTGCTGGGTTAGCAGTCTGACTGGGCGAGCCTGCCCTTGTCTTGGGTTAAGTGGTGGCGAGGGCCTTCCTAAGCTCCGTGCTTCTCTTGCGATCAATGTCCTCCATTTCCTGTAGTTTCTGCAAAGAGCCACCAGGAAGAGCTGCTGTCATGCCAGGACACCTGAGATGCTAACTATCCTAGTGCTGGCGGGGGCTCTTTCCATTTGACTTTACCCTTCCCCTTTGGTGGGCTCCCCTACCTGGGAGATTTCAGCCAGGATGATTCCTCGGTATTGCTTGCCCTGTCCCAGAGCCTCCATGGCAGCCAAGAATTCTTTCCTGTCCTGGATTTCCTTCACCACTGCACAGAGGGGAGGGGCCATCAATGCACCCGGCAGTTGGCGTACACAGGGTTCCAGGCCATACATGGTCCCTGAGGGACACTGGGTGTCTGTCTATTTAGCCATGTTGCGCTCTTGTTATTACCAtcagttctacacacacacacacacacacacacacacgagttgcTCACGTTCGTCAAAGCGGTCCAGCTCAGGAGCTGGGTCTTCTTGCCGCACATGGGGAACCTTTTTCCGTTCCTCCATGTCTTTCCCGTTGGCAAAGATATTTTGGAGTCTTCGCTTCTCTTTCTCCAGATCTCCTGTGGGGCCCAGAAATGATCTTGCTAGGGTGCAGAGCAAGGCCTGTTCCCATGTCCCCACCAGCTGTGTGCACTGTGGGTGTCTGGCTTGTGAGGAGTGGGCCTCTGAGATCCCGTACTTCCCTGGCCGTTCCCGAGCAGAACATGTCAGGCTAGCAGTGGAAACAACCAAGAACAAGCCAGTGCAGAGCTAATGGATAACCCAGAAATGCAGGCCTCTGAAGTGGCCTGTGTGTAAGGAACTG
The window above is part of the Arvicanthis niloticus isolate mArvNil1 chromosome 13, mArvNil1.pat.X, whole genome shotgun sequence genome. Proteins encoded here:
- the C13H22orf23 gene encoding UPF0193 protein EVG1 isoform X2, yielding MASQERVDSVTKGTGFHRCRKQAAYTPGTCELLRVMMKESKLTNFQQRHIMDTMKRDLEKEKRRLQNIFANGKDMEERKKVPHVRQEDPAPELDRFDELVKEIQDRKEFLAAMEALGQGKQYRGIILAEISQKLQEMEDIDRKRSTELRKALATT